One window from the genome of Pseudanabaena yagii GIHE-NHR1 encodes:
- a CDS encoding Uma2 family endonuclease — MPQSFPLIAEVISPTDAANDVFAKAHEYLRSQCQEVWLIFNEERLIVVLTQDARKIYVADEVITSVVLNGFSMTVNELLPVAA, encoded by the coding sequence TTGCCCCAAAGCTTTCCTTTAATTGCGGAAGTAATCTCACCGACTGATGCCGCTAACGATGTATTTGCTAAGGCGCACGAATATTTGCGATCGCAGTGCCAAGAAGTTTGGCTAATTTTTAATGAAGAACGGTTGATCGTGGTATTAACCCAAGATGCTCGCAAAATTTATGTTGCCGATGAGGTGATTACCTCTGTCGTTCTTAATGGCTTTAGCATGACAGTTAATGAATTGCTGCCTGTTGCAGCTTGA